In Brassica napus cultivar Da-Ae chromosome A3, Da-Ae, whole genome shotgun sequence, the sequence AGATCATCAGTCGTCGCAAAATCAAGAACATGGAGATGGAGGAAAAAGGTACATTTTTGTTGTAACCACATGCTAATTTAGTTGATTTTGTTTCTGTATATGACTTTGAGATTCTGTGGAAACTCACATAGTGTTGGTTCATGTTTTCTCTTTGATGCCAGTGAGGAGAGAGATCAAAATCATGAGTCTCTTTATGCATCCTCACATCATCCGTCTCTATGAGGTCATAGAGACTACCACAGATATTTATCTTGTCATGGAGTATGTGAACTCTGGTGAGCTATTTGACTATATCGTACAGAAGGGTAGACTACAGGAGGACGAGGCCAGAAAGTTTTTTCAGCAggtgttgtttttcttttgatcaACATGTAACTATCCAAGCCATCATCATTGTATttgagttataaaaaaaattgagccATGACTTGAGACTTTGATGTAGATAATATCGGGAGTGGAGTATTGCCATCGGAATATGGTAGTTCACAGAGACCTTAAGCCTGAAAACTTGCTTTTAGAATCCAAATGCAATGTAAAGATTGCTGATTTTGGCCTGAGCAACGTTATGCGAGATGGCCATTTTTTGAAGACAAGCTGTGGAAGTCCAAACTACGCTGCTCCAGAGGTAATTTATTTAATCTTCATGTAGCTGAGAGAAGCACTATATATTGAGATCAGTAAACTGTTTCAGGTCATTTCGGGCAAATTATATGCTGGCCCTGAAGTAGACGTATGGAGCTGTGGTGTGATACTCTACGCTCTTCTTTGTGGGACTCTTCCGTTCGATGATGAGAACCTTCCCCACCTTTATAAGAAGATAAAGGTACTGCAAAAACACGTTCTGTTACttggttcttttttttccttttccatatatttttttagtccATCATCTTTGAAGTAATGCATAAACTTGGGTTCTTGAAGTTACAATTTTCTCTTTCCCGTTCTCCAGGGAGGGATATATATACTACCTAGCCATCTATCAGCTGGTGCAAGAGATTTGATCCCCAAGATGCTCGTGGTCGACCCCATGAAAAGAGTAACCATCGCTGAGATCCGGCAACACCATTGGTTCCAACCTCATCTTCCAAGGTATTTAGCTGTTCCTCCTCCAGATACGGCGCAGCAGGCCAAGAAGGTGAACCTAACGTATCTACTATTATTTTCATTAGAGATTGTCTCTATTTCAAAATAGCGTAAAAGCATTGCTTTCATTTATAGATTAATGAGGCGATTCTGCAAGAAGTTATCAATATGGGATTTGACAGAAACCACCTCATTGAATCTCTCCGCAACCGGACTCAGAATGATGTATGTGTTTCTCTCAGCCTCCTGTCCATTTGTTATTTCTCTTTTTTGAATTGTTGTTCGACTGATGTCTAACAGGGCACTGTGACATACTATCTGATACTGGACAACCGGTTCCGTGGCTCTGGTGGTTATCTCAGGGCCGGGTTTCAAGAGACTATGGTGCGTCTTCATTATCCTTTTTTGACTTTAGCAAAAGGTTTTTGAAGTAATCcttgaatattaaaattaattaggaTGGTACTTCGCGTATGCATCCAGCAGAAAGCGTAGCTTCACACGTTAGGCTTCCAGGACTAATGGAACTCCAAGGAGCTGGCTTGAGATCTCAGTACCCTGTTGAGAGAAATTGGGCTCTTGGACTTCAGgtcttgatatttttttttctgaattcaagcatttgaaagtttttttttctgtttagtTTGATTGATAATTCAACCACTTGATCCAAACAGTCTAGGGCTCATCCGCGTGAAATAATGACAGAGGTCCAGAAAGCCCTGCAAGATTTGAATGTTCGTTGGAAGAAGATAGGGCCCTACAACATCAAGTGCAGATGGGTTCCTAACAACGCTGATGGAATGGTCAGTAACTCGATGCGCGATAACAGCCACTTTGGAGATGACTCCAGCATGGGCGCAGCTGTTAAGCCTCCTAATGTTGTCAAGTTTGAAACTCAGGTAAAAATATGAATGAAATGGTGTTTGCTTGCATGTCACGCTGTTTCTGATGTGTTTTAGTGTCAGTGGCCACTTGGAAGTGTtggaatataaatataattaatcttGTTCAGTTCAAATATCAATCTCCGGGGCTTGATGATAtgtttgttgttgatgatgaaaCAGTTGTATAAAACTCAGGACGGCAAGTATCTGCTGGATCTTCAGAGGGTACATGGAGCTCAGTTTCTGTTCTTGGAGCTATGTGCTGCTTTTCTTACTCAGCTCCGAGTCCTCTGAATAATCGAAAACCGGATCACTTTTAAGAATATTCCGCACTTCCCTCATTAATAGTGTAATACTCAGCTTTGTACATAATTTGTAGCTTTTAAGTTTTACTACTTTTAAAACATCTTTTTTGTAAACAAACATTACATTCTCAACGAAAatcttaatataattatataatctcACCAGACAAAAAGATGATCAAGACCGGTAGACTCTGGTATGTAAGTAACACCATAATTGGCTGGCCACACAAGATTAGATCTGCGTGTAACTATGTCGGCCTTATAGTCCATTTGATAGAGACAGAGAAGAAAGTTCAAGGATGCTGCAGAGATCATAACTGGCGAAAATTTGATTGAGAAAGTGCAAATGTCAAAGATGTCCGCCTTATAATCCATTTGACTGAAGACTAAGTGTTGTCTTGACTTAGTTCAGAGTTCAAAGATGAAGAACGAAGACTTAGTGTCCAAGTAATCTGTAAAAGCAACTTTCCTCTTTTATCTAGCAAGAAAACAGACTCAAGAAAGAACAATTCTGCTTGAGAAGAGATAGAGATAAAACATGAGCCATGAGAGTATCTTTTCCCTCTTGATCCTTCTCACCATACTCTTTTTGATGAACTTTGATTCTGCCTCGAGCTCTTGTCAAAAAAAATGTGGCACAGTGGAGATCCCCTTCCCATTTGGAATCGGAAAGGGTTGCTATTTCAACGAATGGTACGCAATCAAATGTGTTAATAATAACTCTACCTTCCTTTCTGTCGCTAGAAAGGAGGTTTTGTATATTGCCCTTCCGGGTGAATATCGCGTTCAAGGTTTTGATTCATACGGGTCAGTTTATATCAAGAACCCTATAACTTCAAAAGGATGTTCCAGCAACGACGAGGAAGATGTATCACTTTTAGATCTGACGAACAGCCCTTTTTACGTCAGCTACAAGAATACTCTTATTGCTGTTGGTTGCAACATGAGGGCATCGTTAGAAACTGCGGAGACAAGCATGGTGGGATGCACCTCTACTTGCGGCACAACAACACAACAGCTCTTGCCTACGCCCATTCGAAACTATCTCGCCTACGCTAGTTGTAAAGTCAAGAAATGGAAAACAGGCGTGCAATCCTCTCACTGTGATGCAGGAAGCACTGAGAATCAAACAGTCTGCAATGGTATTGGATGCTGCCAGGCAAGTATGCCGGACGAGCTTCAACAGCTCGTTGGCGTGACAATAGATGACAATACCACAACTTCAGGAGGGTGCAAAGTTGCCTTATTAACGGACGATCCATTCATTTTCGAAGACATATCTGATCCGAGACATCTTCATGTTAAAGGATATTCTACGGTTGAGTTAGGATGGTTCATTCATACAACCAACTATTCCTTCATAGAATCCTTGGGATGCGTTATAACAGATAAATTCAATAGTACTCAACCCTCTTACAGAAGAAACTGTACATGCAGCTATTTAGCCGATACTGATTACTATGCAAGTTGTGCGTGCAACAAGGGTTATAGAGGCAACCCATATGTTCCCGGCGGATGCAAAGGTCAGTAACTCTGAACATTACTTTTTTTTCGAAAAAGAATGTAGAAGTTGTTTTTAACCATGGTAGTAGGTAGATCATCTCCAACATTATTccatattttattctaaaatatagTAGGGTTGGAGTAAAacttattggtttatatattttgattgatttagaaatccatatagtatttataaatccaaataaaatatgcaaatccggaggttttccctcggatttgagtctttgtatttttaactaaaaaattcaaacaaatccattcaagtccattataaaatcaaatatattagtaaattcgtacgacttgatttgatatagaatttatgaatcattaaaccaataacacctgattttaatacagatttgaaaatcacagaaccaataacactagatttagttcggattttcaaatccattaaaatgcaacaaccaataacccctactcAATTTCATTACGGAGTTAATGATACGAGAGAATGGTTTATTGTTTATCAACAGTTCCATTATTTTCTGAACTCAGATATTGATGAAtgccaagaaaataaaattactaaaggTCATGAGCTCTGTTCGCCGGGGTCCACTTGTGCTAATCATCAAGGATACTATACTTGCGTACCTCCAAAGACTAGGCCAATTGCTATAGGTAAAATGTGGAAGCTTCTTTAATCCAAAGTCACTCACATATATTTAAAGCTCTTCGTTTGTGGGTTTTGTAGGGATTGTTATTGGCTTCGTAATATTGATATCAATTGGTGGACTGTACTGTCTATACAAGTTATTTAAAAGACAAAGGAGGATCAACCGCAAAAAGAAGTTTTTCAAGCGAAATGGAGGTCTATTGTTACAACAACAATTGATTTCAACGGAAGGCAATGTGgagcaaacaaaaatattcagCTCGAAAGAGTTGGAGAAAGCCACAGAGAATTTTAGCATAAACAGGGTACTTGGACAAGGTGGTCAAGGTACTGTGTACAAGGGAATGTTGGTAGACGGTAGAATCGTGGCAGTCAAGAAATCAAAAGTTGTCGACGAAGACAAACTTGAAGAGTTCATCAATGAAGTTGTCATTCTCTCACAAATCAACCATAGGAACATTGTCAAACTCTTCGGTTGTTGTCTTGAGACACAAGTACCAGTTTTGGTTTACGAGTTTATTCCTAATGGTAATCTTTTTGAACATCTTCACGATGAGCTTGACGACGACACAATGACGACTTGGGAAGTGCGTTTACGCATTGCTACAGATGTCGCTGGAGCTCTTTCGTATTTGCATTCGGCTGCATCATTCCCTATTTATCACAGAGACATTAAATCTACAAACATAATGTTGGATGAGAAATGTCGAGCCAAGGTGTCTGATTTCGGCACTTCAAGGTCCGTAACGGTGGATCATACACACCTAACAACAGTGGTTTCAGGTACGGTAGGATATGTGGATCCAGAGTACTTTCAATCTAGCCAGTTCACGGACAAGAGTGATGTGTATAGTTTTGGAGTTGTGCTAGTGGAGCTCATCACTGGAGCAAAGGCAATTTCTTATATCCGGTCCGAAGAAAATAGGACACTGGCAACGTATTTCATCCTCGCAATGAAAGAGGATAGACTCGAAGAAATCATCGATGCTCGAATCAAAGAGCAGTGCAAGTTGGAACAAGTTAGGGTGGCAGCAAAACTCGCAAGGAAATGTTTGAACCTCAAAGGGAAAAAACGACCAAGCATGAGAGAAGTGTCGATGGAATTGGAGAAGCTTCGGTCATTGCATGGACATCCTCAACCACAAGTCCATGTTATTGAAAGCGATGAAGAGGATGAAATCATGGAAGTGAACATAGGCATTGAATCGAGGAACAATGTTAACGTAGCTGTTACTGACAATGTTGCATCTTCATTCTTAGATGTTGAACCATTGTTTCCTCGTCAAACATGGTagatgttttaatatttatttatgtgtataataattaataagcATATACATGCAAATCAGCTAACTTTTTAAAGTCCCTACCAAGCTACCAACCCTAAACTTGTGACCTTAATTTCAACATATTAAAATTCACATTAGAACTTGAACGTTTTCAGACCGTCCTGGTTTGTTTGTGacacatttttaattttatggaCTACAAATGATGCCAAGTGAAGATGTATGACATTGGCTAAAAGTAGTGGTAACTCTTTTTTCTCCCATTTTCAACCTCTTTCTATTCTTGGCGGTTTCCGAACACCGACTCTGGCATCACTCTCAGTCCTCCGTAGTATCTCATTCATCCCATTAGTTTGAAAAATCTTCGCATTCGCATTCGCCCCAGCATTCATTTGACTCACCGTATCATCTTCCGGTTTCTTGTGATGCACGCCAGAGGAGTCTAGAGAAACGTGCGGCCTAAGAAACGGTTTGTCTTCATTTATTGTTAGCCCAAAAGTGTTCTTTGCAAACGCCATGCTCATGCCACTCACGTGGCTAGCTGATCCTGCAGGCTGGTTATAAGTTAGCGTTGAAGCTGCGTCGTTTTCTTTCCTCTTCTTCGTCCCTGCCCATGCAAACCCGCTTGCTGGAGCCGTGGTTTGAGATAAACCGGTGTAAGGAAACTCGCTTCGAGTGGTCGCTTGAGATGTCTCTGATGGTGTCTGGACAATGATCTCTGTCTCGGCTTCCTTCTTCGATTCCTGATGAAACAGTGAACCAAATTACAAACAAATAACCAATGTACAAATTGTTGATATATATACCTGTTGGGTTGGTAACTTGGTAAGGTTTGTAGGCTCTCTGATTGTTCTACGTGATTTTCCCGTTTTCTTTGATGCCAAGTTATCTCTTTTCTTTATAGTAACTCTTCTCCTGCAAAGCAAATATTTTAATCTTTCAACACACGTAACTTACATagacaaacatatatatataaataatttctgAAAATGGATATTGATCGAAACCTTCGTTGAAGTTCTTCACGGTACTTAGCATCCATTTCTTTATTAGGAGGGTACTTAGGTAACGTCGATGGATCACAAGCGTAAGGCTTTGTGTTAAAGTACTGAAATAACAGCAAACCCCCATGGAGAAGATCAGATAACGTCAGTtcaaagtatatatttatatataatttgattaatgtttagggttttttttCACCTCTGACATAAGAGCAGAAGAGGCAGTTCCTCGTTTTTCTGGATCTATAGATAATAGATTCTCGAGAAGATCAATTGCTGTTTTCGGAAACTCCTCAAATCTTTCTCTCAGACAACCTTCATATTGATGTtgtgttttaaacatcttagtTTGAGGATGGAGCTTGTTCTTTTCCCAAAGGTCTTCATTTGGTGATCCACATAGTTTGTAAATTTTATGAAGTTGTTCAATCTACAGagaataaacacacacacacacacaaaagaacTTATAAAAATGGAACAAGTAATATCATTATATCGCTTTGGCCCATTTCTCACCTCTGTTCTTCCTTTAAGAAGTGGTCTTCCGGTAAGAATCTCAGCGAAAACACATCCAACGCTCCAAAGATCGACTGATAAGCTATAACTCGTGGAACCCATTAGGAGTTCTGGTGCACGGTACCATAGCGTCACAACCCGACTTGTTAACTGATTCTTGTTTCTTGGTGTTACAATATTAGCTAGTCCGAAATCAGCTAGCTTTAAAACTCCTTTGTTATTCACCAGAATGTTTGCGGCTTTAATGTCTCTGTGCATGATCCCTCGTAAATGACAATGTTCTACTCCCCATATAAGCTGCTGCATGTAGCATTTtatctgaaaaagaaaattaaggcTTATCAGGAAAACAAAACAGAGTTACTTGCACCTGacgttatgttttttttttcttacctgTGCCTCGGTGAATTTGATGTCAGGAGATGTACATAAGCCTTCGAGATCGTGCTCCATGTAATCGAACACAAAGTACATGCTGTTTGAATTACGTGACGCGATGATCCCTTCGAGTTTCATGATGTTTGGATGATCTAATCTTCTCAAAATCATGATTTCTCTCGCTATGAATCTTATGTTTTCTGTTTCAAAATTCTGAACCCTTATTTTCTTCAGAGCCATAACTCGTCCCGTCGATACCTCACAGGCCCTGAACACGTTGCTATACGTCCCTTGCCCAATCTAAtatttttggaagaaaaaaaatggtagAAATTATTTGTTGGGGTTGTTTCTTGTGTTGCAAGGAATGTTTAGGGGTTTAGGATTACTTTTACCTTCTCTCTTTTTACAAAGTCCTCGGCGCGTAATGGGATCCACCCATGAACGGCCTCCGGTGCGGCAGAGCTAAGCCAGGAGGGCCAACCAGCCGCAACCTGCTCAGCCTCTACATTGCCATGCGACAATCCTGATCTCAAACTAACTCCGGTCGTCTTCGATCTTGGAGCATCGTTGTCATGTTTGCGATGTTTTTTAGGAGATGAGTTGACGACATGGCGATTAGAGGGCGGAGTGGGAAGAACATGACGGTTGTGGTTGTTTTGGGGATGACTTCGGTGGACGGCTGCATCTAAACGGCGGCGGAGACGGCGTGGAGGACCCGCAGGAGAAGAATGCTTGGAGTTGAAGCAACCCATATAATGAAGTTAGTTGTCAGAGAGTTTCCGGACGGCGTGAGTATCGACCCGGGTCGGGTAAACGGGTCCAACACAGGGAGGACAATCCCCGCATTAGCccattaagaattttttttttttaaatgagaaaaaaaaaacaaaaagtttatAGGAAAATAGTTTTGGATGTAAAATAGAGAGAAACCGAATGAAGAGAGAGACAATCACGGAGAATTAGACGATCTTCCTTAATCTTTGGAAGAGAAAGaggcaataaaaataaatattgttatctttaatcattttattttttgtaatttacatatatGTTTCATATCCTCAATCAATGAttaaatacaaaagaaaaatacacaattcaagagaaaaagaaacaaaaacttatTAGAGGTTTTGAGTTTCATTCCTTTATATGCAAGCATGCACTCAAGTCACATCACACATGTTACAAGTCAATAAGTAGTACCGAGCGGCTAAATCAATCTCGAAATCCTCTGTTTAAAAGTCAATTAGtagttatttgttttcttctttcaaTCTCAAAAGAACCGGAGATTGGCCTGTATTATTGGTGTTAGCGAAACTCATATGCCCCGACATTGATGTCATACGGTGATGGTCGGACGTTCCCGCCGTGGCTGAGGATGATGCAGCAGTGCCGTTTCTAGGGGCAGGGACGTCGTGATTATGTTTACCTTCGTAAGTTGTAATGACAGCCTTCACATCCGTTGAAGCTCTCTCTACATGTTTACGGACCGTACAATTCGCCGTTGTACATTTATAATAGCTCCTAATATTACCAAAACAAAAGGATATTGTTAATTTtggtcaaaacaaaaaaaaattgtaaacaaataaaaagaaaatgaagtaattttaatatataccataattaaaatatttatttagggTCTCAGTTTTATGTAACTATATGAACTCAGTAACCCTAAATAttaccttggatggggatttcCTTTGACAACTTTTTGTCCATACTTGCGCCACCTATAACCATCGTCGAGAAGGTCGACTTCACTTCTTGTCTGAACGACGATCTTCGGCTCGGTCACCGACCGGTGAGTCGTCGACACACCACCGTCAGTTTTTCTACAATCCCAAAATTTATCAATCAATCGAATGGATATCACAAACTGAAACGCCAACTAAGAATTTTATTAGGACGAGTACGAATCGACCATATATtatgttaaatttaaatatgtatCAATGATTGAAATGTAGACTTATACAAACAATTTGTAGGCTGCAGAGCTTTGGCAATTACTATAGAAATATATTCATGTATGTGATGTCATGGATATCATCTTATTgaaatcttatttttatatatgtatgttcTTTCTACTATACCTTAACTTTGAAGCCGGAAGATCGTCATCATCAGTATCATTATCATGATCCTTACCATAACCACTGTCATCACTAGATTCCATCATCTGTCCTGAACCACCAATGTAATGAATATCACCAATTTCACCAGAATTTCTGCCACCACCAGCACCACCTCGACGGTTTTGAGGCTTCTCGTGGTCATGCTGACCTTTGTAAATTATCTGAGTGATCTGCCCATCTGATGACCGTTCAACCTTCTTCTTAACCGGACAATTAACCTGAGTGCATTTGTAATAACTCCTCGGATATTCACACCCTTTGATCGGCTTTTGGCCGTACTTCCTCCAGTTATAACCGTCATCCGCCGGTTTATCAACGTTCACCACGTTATACGACCGgttattattgttgttattcGCCGGATTATTATAATGGTTTCTAGCTCTATGATCAGCTTGCgaaacttcaaaatattgaCGACCATGCACGGCCGTGGATGTCGATGGCGGCATCTGGTTAGGAAATGAGTCTATTCGTTGCGGTTGGACAAGGCTGGTCTGACCTGGTGACTGCTGCATAGGGGTATCATACTACGGATTTAATTTATACAATTACggagaaataaaattatatgaaaatatatatgtactaTACTAACATACCCAAGAAGATTCTCAACCTTTTAGACTTGAATGTATCAGTTTTATTATAAACCAGGATACTTACATTAAGAACTTATATAAACGTGAAtcataaacttatatatttagtaATTGGGTTATATCAGTAACAACTAGCAGAATAAAACAGGATTTAGTTTTACCATTTAATCAAAAGGTGATTAAggttattaaataataatatacctaGGCCgaataaaaaagtttaattaaTTACCTGAGGTGGAAAGAACATGGGAGAGGTAAGAAGACTAGAAGGGCTAAGGCCAGAAGGAATTGTAAACATCGTACTTCCTCCGGCGAACATCCCCGCCATCGAACGTCCTCCGCCTCCGCCTGGAGACACCGAGATAGCTCCGGCGAGAAGCTGAGAAAACGATGTTGTCCTTTGATTATCCGGCGTCAGAACGTCAGGGAAGCTATCAACGAACAAAGACGAGACAAAAGAAAGTGGCCCTGGGCTCAGACTAAGCCCATCTCCACTGCCAAATAGATACGCAGCCGTTTCAATCGCCGGTGGTCTCTGAGGAACTGTGATCGTGGGTCTTGTTGGAGCTACTAACGTCGTCGTTCTCATCGAAGATACATCGTCCTCCACCGCCATTTCTGAAGTAAATCTCAATCTTTGTAATTAAATCTCTTTAGACTTTGATATTACCGTGTGtatataaagaagaaaaaacaaagagacAAGAGTCTTCTGTTTCAATGTCTGATTTTCCAGTTTGGTTTCGTGCAGCCTTGACATTGGTATTCAAAAGTCCGCGGGCTAAAGATGGAATTTCTTTAATCTATAATAACATATCATTATTACTAATTTATTGTGGTCCAATCTCTCTGTTCTGAATTTTACATTTAATCTTTTTTATTAGTACTATGGATAAATAATTCAACTTgcatcttttattttgtttgaaaagTTTGATTAGATAACCAGATTGATGGTGTTTAACTTGTAAAAGTCATCTTATATGCACCATTTGGTCTCCCTTTTTCTTTGTGACAACGTGCTGCTATTTGTACAATTGTACTTATGCATAACCTAAGGTAATTTTTTATGGGTCAATACAATGTTTACTAGACATTTTCTTGTTTGATCTTTTGGAATTATCATTATTTGAAACATTGAGTAAAAGATAACCAAAACTTACATGAGTAAACATATGAGATTGTCGAGTCTTGTATTATCCATATTAATCTATTGTCCCTGAAACCACAATAATTATAAACTCATAACTTAAATTAGTatcatttgaatatatataaagttgaaaATTATGTCCGTCAGTGTTGATcatagatgttttttttttcgaagtTTGCCTCACAAGACCGGCACTGCAAGAGTGCAAGGCATCCACCAAATGGCGACAAACACACACTTTTTTAGATTAAATGAACGTAGTGCacagaaacaaaaaccaaacaaTGATTAAATGAACGTATAGATATTAATACAaaacaagatcagtccagtcatCATGCCATGAAGACTCTAGCTTTGCATAGACTATATTCAGCGTTACGAACGGAGAGGGTTGATATTGTTTTGTTGGCTACGTAAAGGTTAATTATGAATTTACAGGTGGGAATTAAATGCGAATAATGGAATAGCCAATAAGAATTCACCTTATTCCTTTATACGCCAAACACAAAA encodes:
- the LOC106438911 gene encoding SNF1-related protein kinase catalytic subunit alpha KIN10-like, coding for MDGSGGVESILRNYKLGRVLGIGSFGKVKKAEHTLTGHNVAIKIISRRKIKNMEMEEKVRREIKIMSLFMHPHIIRLYEVIETTTDIYLVMEYVNSGELFDYIVQKGRLQEDEARKFFQQIISGVEYCHRNMVVHRDLKPENLLLESKCNVKIADFGLSNVMRDGHFLKTSCGSPNYAAPEVISGKLYAGPEVDVWSCGVILYALLCGTLPFDDENLPHLYKKIKGGIYILPSHLSAGARDLIPKMLVVDPMKRVTIAEIRQHHWFQPHLPRYLAVPPPDTAQQAKKINEAILQEVINMGFDRNHLIESLRNRTQNDGTVTYYLILDNRFRGSGGYLRAGFQETMDGTSRMHPAESVASHVRLPGLMELQGAGLRSQYPVERNWALGLQSRAHPREIMTEVQKALQDLNVRWKKIGPYNIKCRWVPNNADGMVSNSMRDNSHFGDDSSMGAAVKPPNVVKFETQLYKTQDGKYLLDLQRVHGAQFLFLELCAAFLTQLRVL
- the LOC106442081 gene encoding wall-associated receptor kinase-like 10; this encodes MSHESIFSLLILLTILFLMNFDSASSSCQKKCGTVEIPFPFGIGKGCYFNEWYAIKCVNNNSTFLSVARKEVLYIALPGEYRVQGFDSYGSVYIKNPITSKGCSSNDEEDVSLLDLTNSPFYVSYKNTLIAVGCNMRASLETAETSMVGCTSTCGTTTQQLLPTPIRNYLAYASCKVKKWKTGVQSSHCDAGSTENQTVCNGIGCCQASMPDELQQLVGVTIDDNTTTSGGCKVALLTDDPFIFEDISDPRHLHVKGYSTVELGWFIHTTNYSFIESLGCVITDKFNSTQPSYRRNCTCSYLADTDYYASCACNKGYRGNPYVPGGCKDIDECQENKITKGHELCSPGSTCANHQGYYTCVPPKTRPIAIGIVIGFVILISIGGLYCLYKLFKRQRRINRKKKFFKRNGGLLLQQQLISTEGNVEQTKIFSSKELEKATENFSINRVLGQGGQGTVYKGMLVDGRIVAVKKSKVVDEDKLEEFINEVVILSQINHRNIVKLFGCCLETQVPVLVYEFIPNGNLFEHLHDELDDDTMTTWEVRLRIATDVAGALSYLHSAASFPIYHRDIKSTNIMLDEKCRAKVSDFGTSRSVTVDHTHLTTVVSGTVGYVDPEYFQSSQFTDKSDVYSFGVVLVELITGAKAISYIRSEENRTLATYFILAMKEDRLEEIIDARIKEQCKLEQVRVAAKLARKCLNLKGKKRPSMREVSMELEKLRSLHGHPQPQVHVIESDEEDEIMEVNIGIESRNNVNVAVTDNVASSFLDVEPLFPRQTW
- the LOC106438912 gene encoding cyclin-dependent kinase C-2 C-like codes for the protein MGCFNSKHSSPAGPPRRLRRRLDAAVHRSHPQNNHNRHVLPTPPSNRHVVNSSPKKHRKHDNDAPRSKTTGVSLRSGLSHGNVEAEQVAAGWPSWLSSAAPEAVHGWIPLRAEDFVKREKIGQGTYSNVFRACEVSTGRVMALKKIRVQNFETENIRFIAREIMILRRLDHPNIMKLEGIIASRNSNSMYFVFDYMEHDLEGLCTSPDIKFTEAQIKCYMQQLIWGVEHCHLRGIMHRDIKAANILVNNKGVLKLADFGLANIVTPRNKNQLTSRVVTLWYRAPELLMGSTSYSLSVDLWSVGCVFAEILTGRPLLKGRTEIEQLHKIYKLCGSPNEDLWEKNKLHPQTKMFKTQHQYEGCLRERFEEFPKTAIDLLENLLSIDPEKRGTASSALMSEYFNTKPYACDPSTLPKYPPNKEMDAKYREELQRRRRVTIKKRDNLASKKTGKSRRTIREPTNLTKLPTQQESKKEAETEIIVQTPSETSQATTRSEFPYTGLSQTTAPASGFAWAGTKKRKENDAASTLTYNQPAGSASHVSGMSMAFAKNTFGLTINEDKPFLRPHVSLDSSGVHHKKPEDDTVSQMNAGANANAKIFQTNGMNEILRRTESDARVGVRKPPRIERG
- the LOC111198362 gene encoding probable WRKY transcription factor 58 isoform X1 yields the protein MAVEDDVSSMRTTTLVAPTRPTITVPQRPPAIETAAYLFGSGDGLSLSPGPLSFVSSLFVDSFPDVLTPDNQRTTSFSQLLAGAISVSPGGGGGRSMAGMFAGGSTMFTIPSGLSPSSLLTSPMFFPPQQSPGQTSLVQPQRIDSFPNQMPPSTSTAVHGRQYFEVSQADHRARNHYNNPANNNNNNRSYNVVNVDKPADDGYNWRKYGQKPIKGCEYPRSYYKCTQVNCPVKKKVERSSDGQITQIIYKGQHDHEKPQNRRGGAGGGRNSGEIGDIHYIGGSGQMMESSDDSGYGKDHDNDTDDDDLPASKLRKTDGGVSTTHRSVTEPKIVVQTRSEVDLLDDGYRWRKYGQKVVKGNPHPRSYYKCTTANCTVRKHVERASTDVKAVITTYEGKHNHDVPAPRNGTAASSSATAGTSDHHRMTSMSGHMSFANTNNTGQSPVLLRLKEENK
- the LOC111198362 gene encoding probable WRKY transcription factor 58 isoform X2; translation: MAVEDDVSSMRTTTLVAPTRPTITVPQRPPAIETAAYLFGSGDGLSLSPGPLSFVSSLFVDSFPDVLTPDNQRTTSFSQLLAGAISVSPGGGGGRSMAGMFAGGSTMFTIPSGLSPSSLLTSPMFFPPQSPGQTSLVQPQRIDSFPNQMPPSTSTAVHGRQYFEVSQADHRARNHYNNPANNNNNNRSYNVVNVDKPADDGYNWRKYGQKPIKGCEYPRSYYKCTQVNCPVKKKVERSSDGQITQIIYKGQHDHEKPQNRRGGAGGGRNSGEIGDIHYIGGSGQMMESSDDSGYGKDHDNDTDDDDLPASKLRKTDGGVSTTHRSVTEPKIVVQTRSEVDLLDDGYRWRKYGQKVVKGNPHPRSYYKCTTANCTVRKHVERASTDVKAVITTYEGKHNHDVPAPRNGTAASSSATAGTSDHHRMTSMSGHMSFANTNNTGQSPVLLRLKEENK